A segment of the Capricornis sumatraensis isolate serow.1 chromosome 8, serow.2, whole genome shotgun sequence genome:
ATGATGATCAGCGGCATCTCGCCCACTGTCACAttggggcaggggcaggtccaGTCCATGTGGAGCAGAGTGACCTCCAACGGCTCCCGGCCCAGGAACTTGAGGCCCATCTTCTCATCCTTTAGGACCTCGTCCACAGTCACCAGGGCACGGCCTGAATCGGGCTCCTCAGTCAGCTCGGAGATTCGGCCCAAGATAACAAAGTCGCTCCGACAGAAGCTGGTGACAAGCTTCTGCCTCGGCTTGCAGGCCCGGCAGCGTTGGTTCCCCCGAGGGAAGGGGCAGGACTCCTCGCAGTCCTCACGGCTCTCAAAGTTGTTGCCGTTGCCCTCGCAGCCACCGTAGACAAAGGACTGGCACTGGCCTGTCTGGCTGTTGTAGGCCCAGCGGGGCGCATAGGCCTTGCAGGGCCCCTGCAAGGCAGGCAGGCTGCACACGGCCAGCGACCCACTCATGCAGGCCAGCATGCAGGCCTCATAGGTCTCAAAGTGGTTGCGGTTGTGGTGGCAGCGGCCGAAGGTGAAGGTCAGGCAGTTGTTGGCTTGGGCGTCGAAGTACCAGCGGACCTGCTCCTCACCACAGTCATCGCTGTCAGGGGGCTTCAGGCACTCAGCTGTGGGGAAGGCCGTGCCACTGGGGCTACTCTCTGCAGTGGCTGAAGCCTGGCCCCCACTGACCACCGACAGTGGGAAGTCAGCGCGCAGGACGCCAGCGGCGTTGCGGGCTGTGCAGGTGTAGATGCCAGCGTCCTGGGGCTGGGCGTTGTAGATGACCAGCTGGGCGATGTTGGTGACCACCACGTTGCCGCGTACATGGTTGGGCCTCATAACCACATTCTCTCGGTCTTCCAGCTGTTTCTCCCAGGTGATCTCTGGCCGGGGCCGACCCGCCACATCACAAAGGAAGCTCACCGTCTCACCCACAGTGACT
Coding sequences within it:
- the WFIKKN2 gene encoding WAP, Kazal, immunoglobulin, Kunitz and NTR domain-containing protein 2 — its product is MWALRGCCSWSLWGQGAALLLLLLGVPHRGLALPPLRYSHAGICPNDMNPNLWVDAQSTCKRECETDQECETYEKCCPNVCGTKSCVAARYMDVKGKKGPVGMPKEATCEHFMCLQQGSECDIWDGQPVCKCRDRCEKEPSFTCASDGLTYYNRCYMDAEACSKGITLAVVTCRYHFTWPNTSPSPPETTVHPTTAPPETPGLDATAPALLNHPAHQSVTVGETVSFLCDVAGRPRPEITWEKQLEDRENVVMRPNHVRGNVVVTNIAQLVIYNAQPQDAGIYTCTARNAAGVLRADFPLSVVSGGQASATAESSPSGTAFPTAECLKPPDSDDCGEEQVRWYFDAQANNCLTFTFGRCHHNRNHFETYEACMLACMSGSLAVCSLPALQGPCKAYAPRWAYNSQTGQCQSFVYGGCEGNGNNFESREDCEESCPFPRGNQRCRACKPRQKLVTSFCRSDFVILGRISELTEEPDSGRALVTVDEVLKDEKMGLKFLGREPLEVTLLHMDWTCPCPNVTVGEMPLIIMGEVDGGMAMLRPDSFVGASSTRRARKLREVMHKKTCDVLKDFPGLQ